The following coding sequences are from one Pseudonocardia sp. HH130630-07 window:
- a CDS encoding recombinase family protein — MTADPRWGQTSGDRTQQGGRRPVPESGPSGLSDYAVSPLGAPLALMRQEVRVAFLGRTSTEDQQDPRSSIPRQLGNCKQPLPESWVIVAHYWDVESGRMALDRRGRGADYERFNIPVPRDGGIADLLAAAQEPGRKFDVVIVESMSRVARRAYEGLTVERALEDADVVLFASNEPITVSGSRAQRILQRRINQSIAEYEVINTLELSWGGLCTHAREGWNVGKPPYGYRARKIRHPNPVKRAKGLSKTRLEPDGARGETVTQIALWRYHEGLGYGTIAERLNTDLERYPPPEPVGGRHRARGAWSKLTVYEILKNPKYTGYMVFNRRASTSRGGAVNDPAKWVWSPEPTHEPLIPKHVYDQMRADAAKHRGSRDGSASNANRQTRRDYVLRGMVFAVPPRSWRVLMPRLG; from the coding sequence ATGACAGCAGATCCGCGGTGGGGACAGACTAGCGGCGACCGGACGCAGCAGGGTGGGCGACGGCCGGTGCCGGAGTCCGGGCCGTCCGGGCTGTCGGACTACGCGGTGTCCCCACTGGGTGCGCCGCTGGCGCTGATGCGCCAGGAGGTCCGCGTCGCGTTCCTGGGGCGGACCTCCACAGAGGACCAGCAGGACCCTCGGTCGTCGATCCCGCGACAGCTCGGCAACTGCAAGCAGCCGTTGCCGGAGAGCTGGGTGATCGTCGCCCACTACTGGGATGTCGAGTCCGGGCGGATGGCGCTCGACCGGCGCGGTCGGGGCGCGGACTACGAGCGGTTCAACATCCCGGTCCCGCGCGACGGCGGCATCGCCGACCTGCTCGCCGCCGCGCAGGAGCCGGGGCGCAAGTTCGACGTGGTGATCGTCGAGTCGATGTCGCGGGTCGCGCGGCGCGCCTACGAAGGGCTCACGGTCGAACGAGCCCTCGAAGACGCCGACGTCGTCCTGTTCGCCAGCAACGAGCCGATCACCGTGTCCGGGAGCCGGGCGCAGCGGATCCTGCAGCGGCGCATCAATCAGTCGATCGCCGAGTACGAGGTCATCAACACCCTGGAGCTTTCCTGGGGCGGGCTGTGCACCCACGCCCGCGAGGGGTGGAACGTCGGGAAACCACCGTACGGCTACCGCGCCCGCAAGATCCGCCACCCCAACCCGGTCAAGCGGGCCAAGGGACTGTCCAAGACCCGGCTCGAACCCGACGGGGCCCGCGGGGAGACCGTCACCCAGATCGCGTTGTGGCGCTACCACGAGGGCCTGGGCTACGGCACCATCGCCGAACGGCTCAACACCGACCTGGAGCGCTACCCGCCACCCGAACCGGTGGGCGGGCGACACCGGGCCCGCGGCGCGTGGAGCAAGCTCACCGTCTACGAGATCCTGAAGAACCCGAAATACACCGGGTACATGGTGTTCAACCGGCGTGCGAGCACCTCACGCGGTGGCGCGGTCAACGACCCGGCCAAGTGGGTGTGGTCGCCTGAGCCCACCCACGAACCGTTGATCCCCAAACACGTCTACGACCAGATGCGCGCCGACGCGGCCAAGCACCGCGGCTCCCGCGACGGCAGCGCATCCAACGCCAACCGCCAGACCCGCCGCGACTACGTGCTGCGCGGCATGGTGTTTGCGGTTCCCCCGAGATCGTGGAGGGTTCTTATGCCGCGTCTCGGGTGA
- a CDS encoding sensor histidine kinase — protein MSDRPPTGARRFETFVRRTTYSAVALPVATLLGSVLVARGDVGAAPLATVAAFVLAVAVTVGNIVVLRWSIDTVVGRARRIPAGVPVAWLLVGAAFVVVALQADLPAMELTALAAVASAAASVVPALGARITLLLNGAVLVLTIAVLGLANVSALVSGSVVISSVLWATWSSAWMLRLLLQLQAAHEDRAALALAEERLRISRDLHDVFGRTLAAIAVKSSLAAELVDRGRTDRARSELAEIGRIAEEAGTGVRRVVRGEVHATWDDELSGARSLLASAGIECTVTGDPVPAGSADALAWVVREGVTNLLRHASAGRVTIATACHDGEVTLTITNDGVSDGRIAGSGTGVDSLAERIGALGGRVTAHRDGDRFLLHAAVPAPLGAPA, from the coding sequence ATGAGCGACCGCCCGCCGACCGGTGCCCGCCGGTTCGAGACCTTCGTGCGCCGGACGACCTACAGCGCCGTCGCACTGCCGGTCGCCACCCTGCTGGGCAGCGTGCTGGTCGCCCGGGGGGACGTCGGGGCGGCCCCGCTCGCGACGGTGGCGGCGTTCGTGCTCGCCGTCGCGGTGACGGTCGGGAACATCGTCGTGCTCCGGTGGAGCATCGACACCGTCGTCGGCCGGGCCCGCCGGATCCCGGCCGGTGTGCCGGTCGCCTGGCTCCTCGTCGGGGCGGCGTTCGTGGTGGTGGCACTGCAGGCCGACCTGCCGGCGATGGAGCTGACGGCGCTGGCCGCGGTCGCCTCGGCGGCGGCCAGCGTCGTCCCGGCACTGGGCGCGCGCATCACGCTGCTGCTCAACGGCGCGGTGCTCGTACTGACGATCGCGGTACTCGGGCTCGCGAACGTCTCGGCGCTGGTGTCCGGCTCGGTCGTGATCAGCAGCGTGCTGTGGGCCACCTGGTCGAGCGCCTGGATGCTCCGCCTGCTGCTGCAGCTCCAGGCCGCACACGAGGACCGCGCCGCACTGGCGCTGGCCGAGGAGCGGCTCCGCATCTCGCGCGACCTGCACGACGTGTTCGGCCGGACGCTCGCGGCGATCGCCGTCAAGAGCTCGCTGGCCGCCGAGCTGGTGGACCGCGGCCGGACCGACCGGGCCCGGTCGGAGCTCGCCGAGATCGGGCGCATCGCCGAGGAGGCGGGCACCGGGGTCCGCCGCGTCGTGCGGGGCGAGGTACACGCCACCTGGGACGACGAGCTGTCCGGCGCCCGGTCGCTGCTCGCCTCCGCGGGCATCGAGTGCACCGTGACCGGGGACCCGGTCCCCGCCGGATCCGCCGACGCCCTCGCCTGGGTCGTCCGCGAGGGCGTGACGAACCTGCTGCGGCACGCGTCGGCCGGCCGGGTCACGATCGCCACCGCCTGCCACGACGGCGAGGTCACGCTCACCATCACCAACGACGGCGTGTCCGACGGCCGGATCGCCGGTTCCGGCACCGGCGTCGACTCGCTCGCCGAGCGGATCGGGGCGCTCGGCGGCCGCGTCACCGCGCATCGCGACGGGGACCGGTTCCTGCTCCACGCCGCCGTCCCGGCCCCGCTGGGAGCACCGGCATGA
- a CDS encoding alpha/beta hydrolase family esterase: MFGTTRSRRLSGALATTAVAVALAAAGTGTALATPPPAPPGGGPGPAAPSAGCGTDAPHLPGISAQYEVPQTEPNEPETKRRYQLFVPEDYDPARPLPVVLAFHGRTSNGAEVENYTGLSKLPAIVVYLEGAESAKTKAQSWQGAPYSEAGVDDVAYTATVLDQVEAATCADTNRVYATGKSNGGGFTEILACRMSDRIAAIAPVAAAFYRTGEPECAPGRPVPVIEFHGTADTTVPYAGGGAEKPTPPIMDWVNGWVARNQCAPEPATKRIEPDITVSNWSNCADGADVEHVVVDNGGHTWPGNRAYSGGGYATQTIRATDVMWEFLSHRTLGGPA, translated from the coding sequence ATGTTCGGAACGACACGATCGCGGCGCCTGTCCGGCGCGCTCGCGACCACGGCCGTGGCCGTGGCGCTGGCCGCCGCAGGTACCGGTACGGCGCTCGCCACGCCGCCCCCGGCCCCGCCGGGCGGCGGCCCCGGCCCGGCCGCTCCGTCGGCGGGGTGCGGCACGGACGCCCCGCACCTGCCCGGCATCAGCGCGCAGTACGAGGTCCCGCAGACGGAACCGAACGAGCCGGAGACCAAGCGGCGCTACCAGCTCTTCGTCCCGGAGGACTACGACCCGGCCCGCCCGCTGCCGGTGGTCCTGGCCTTCCACGGCCGCACCAGCAACGGCGCCGAGGTCGAGAACTACACCGGCCTGTCGAAGCTCCCGGCGATCGTCGTCTACCTGGAGGGCGCGGAGTCGGCGAAGACGAAGGCCCAGAGCTGGCAGGGCGCGCCCTACTCCGAGGCCGGCGTCGACGACGTCGCCTACACCGCGACCGTCCTCGACCAGGTGGAGGCCGCGACCTGCGCGGACACCAACCGGGTCTACGCCACCGGCAAGTCCAACGGCGGCGGCTTCACCGAGATCCTGGCCTGCCGGATGTCGGACCGGATCGCGGCGATCGCGCCGGTCGCGGCGGCGTTCTACCGCACCGGTGAGCCGGAGTGTGCGCCCGGCCGCCCGGTCCCGGTGATCGAGTTCCACGGCACGGCGGACACCACCGTCCCCTACGCCGGCGGCGGCGCCGAGAAGCCGACCCCGCCGATCATGGACTGGGTGAACGGCTGGGTCGCGCGCAACCAGTGCGCCCCCGAGCCCGCCACGAAGCGGATCGAGCCGGACATCACCGTGTCGAACTGGTCGAACTGTGCGGACGGCGCCGACGTCGAGCACGTCGTCGTGGACAACGGCGGCCACACCTGGCCCGGCAACCGCGCCTACTCCGGCGGCGGCTACGCCACCCAGACGATCCGGGCCACCGACGTGATGTGGGAGTTCCTGTCCCACCGGACGCTGGGCGGCCCGGCGTGA
- a CDS encoding IS1380 family transposase, whose translation MKKAIGFYSCPDIDTAATAVVSHAGTRLLTETIGKVGLDHALSQALEPWRPRLAVHDPAKVLLDLALTLAAGGDCLSDIALLRAEPALFGPVASDPTVSRTVDRLAADSTAVLAAIDAARATARAKVWALAGSAAPDHQTDAANPLVIDVDATLITAHSDKQGAAPTFKKGFGHHPLWAFCDHGAAGTGEPLAALLRPGNAGSNTATDHVTVIRAALRQLPDHRPGNRPGRKVLIRVDGAGASHELLDWLAGQRLSYSVGFGLSQALVDQLAALPATDWQTALDADREPRPGAWVIEATGLMNLTSWPKGMRVIVRRERPHPGAQLRITDPDGLRYTAFATNTHPGGAGRQLADLELRHRRRARAEDRIRAAKDTGLTNLPLHELDQNRIWQAVVALACEVTAWAQMLAYTDHPARRWEPKRLRLRLFSQPAQRARHARRTVLHLPAHAPWARLLCEGLARLRALAVPG comes from the coding sequence GTGAAGAAGGCTATCGGGTTCTACTCGTGCCCGGACATCGACACGGCCGCGACAGCGGTGGTGTCGCATGCCGGGACGAGGCTGCTGACCGAGACCATCGGCAAGGTCGGGCTCGACCACGCTCTGTCGCAGGCGTTGGAACCGTGGCGGCCGCGGTTGGCGGTGCACGACCCGGCGAAGGTCCTGCTCGATCTCGCGTTGACGCTGGCCGCCGGCGGGGACTGCCTGTCCGACATCGCGCTGTTGCGTGCGGAGCCCGCTCTGTTCGGTCCGGTGGCCTCAGACCCGACGGTCTCCCGCACGGTAGATCGCCTCGCCGCCGACTCGACCGCGGTGTTGGCGGCGATCGATGCCGCCCGCGCCACGGCTCGGGCGAAGGTGTGGGCGCTGGCCGGTTCCGCCGCTCCCGACCACCAGACGGACGCGGCGAACCCGCTGGTCATCGACGTGGATGCCACCCTGATCACCGCCCACTCGGACAAGCAGGGCGCCGCACCGACGTTCAAGAAGGGCTTCGGGCACCATCCGTTGTGGGCGTTCTGCGACCACGGCGCGGCCGGGACCGGTGAGCCTCTCGCGGCGCTGCTACGCCCCGGGAACGCCGGGTCGAACACCGCCACCGACCACGTCACCGTCATCCGGGCGGCGCTGCGCCAGCTCCCCGACCACCGCCCGGGCAACCGTCCCGGCCGCAAAGTTCTGATCCGGGTCGACGGCGCAGGTGCCTCGCATGAGCTCCTCGACTGGCTGGCCGGGCAGCGTCTGTCCTATTCAGTCGGCTTCGGGCTGTCCCAGGCTCTGGTCGACCAGCTCGCCGCGCTCCCGGCCACGGACTGGCAGACCGCGCTCGATGCCGACCGCGAGCCCCGTCCCGGAGCCTGGGTCATCGAGGCGACCGGCCTGATGAACTTGACCTCCTGGCCGAAAGGGATGCGGGTGATCGTCCGCCGCGAGCGCCCGCACCCCGGCGCGCAGCTACGGATCACCGACCCGGACGGGTTGCGCTACACCGCATTCGCCACCAACACACACCCCGGTGGAGCGGGCCGCCAACTCGCCGACCTCGAGCTACGACACCGCCGCCGGGCCCGCGCCGAGGACCGCATCCGGGCGGCGAAGGACACCGGGCTGACCAACCTGCCCTTGCACGAGCTCGACCAGAACCGGATCTGGCAGGCCGTTGTCGCGCTCGCCTGCGAGGTCACCGCCTGGGCGCAGATGCTCGCCTACACCGACCACCCGGCGCGGCGCTGGGAACCGAAACGACTCCGGCTGCGGCTGTTCTCCCAGCCCGCACAGCGAGCCCGGCACGCCCGCCGAACCGTCCTGCACCTGCCCGCCCACGCACCCTGGGCCAGGCTGCTCTGCGAAGGCCTCGCCCGGCTGCGCGCACTCGCCGTCCCCGGCTGA
- a CDS encoding response regulator transcription factor — MKHRAPRSAYLGDTPYVDPELAAEAISAGDSPLSPRESDVLALARDGAPADEIARRVSLSTGTVRNYLAATIAKLGTTNRHEAARLAAERGWI; from the coding sequence ATCAAGCATCGCGCACCCCGCTCCGCCTATCTGGGAGACACGCCCTACGTCGACCCGGAACTGGCCGCGGAGGCCATCAGCGCCGGTGACTCGCCACTGAGCCCCCGTGAGTCCGACGTCCTCGCCCTGGCCCGCGACGGCGCCCCGGCCGACGAGATCGCCCGTCGTGTGTCGCTCTCCACCGGGACCGTGCGCAACTATCTCGCCGCCACCATCGCCAAGCTCGGGACGACGAACCGCCACGAGGCGGCCCGCCTGGCCGCGGAGCGCGGCTGGATCTGA
- a CDS encoding response regulator: protein MIRILVADDENLIRDAIAGLLDLEDDFEVAGRAATGDEALATALHVRPDVALLDLQLPGPDGIEVARRLATDLPGCRCVIVTSHARPGYLKSALAAGVRGFLPKTVSSRTLAEVVRTVADGGR, encoded by the coding sequence ATGATCCGCATCCTGGTCGCCGACGACGAGAACCTCATCCGCGACGCGATCGCCGGCCTGCTGGACCTGGAGGACGACTTCGAGGTCGCCGGGCGGGCCGCGACCGGGGACGAGGCGCTGGCCACGGCCCTGCACGTGCGTCCCGACGTGGCCCTGCTCGACCTGCAGCTGCCCGGCCCCGACGGCATCGAGGTCGCCCGGCGGCTGGCCACCGATCTGCCGGGCTGCCGCTGCGTCATCGTGACCTCGCACGCCCGGCCCGGGTACCTGAAGTCGGCCCTGGCCGCCGGGGTGCGCGGCTTCCTGCCGAAGACGGTCTCCTCCCGCACCCTCGCCGAGGTCGTCCGCACCGTCGCGGACGGCGGCCGCTAG
- a CDS encoding IS3 family transposase — protein sequence MSVARFIADQRTFHRVPHTLACALLGVSISWLYKWLDRAARSDGGATATEKRRCALDAAVAVAFDDAQRLHGSPRLHADLCEAGWRVSEKTVADSMRRQGLVARRIKRHNGLTRQDRTAPKFPDLLRRGFTAAEPNRRWVGDMTEIPTAAGKLYLATVIDLYSRRLLGAATGLHPNAELACAAIRMAVAARGGADRIAGVIFHTDRGSTYTAGAFTALCRRLDIRQSMGRVGSCFDNAAAEAFFSSLEWEVLSRNEFDTISRARAAVIDWCYGFYNHRRRHSAAAGLSPINYENAALTRDAA from the coding sequence GTGAGCGTGGCCCGTTTCATCGCCGACCAGAGGACCTTCCACCGGGTGCCGCACACGCTGGCCTGCGCCCTGTTGGGGGTGTCGATCTCCTGGCTGTACAAGTGGCTCGACCGCGCCGCGCGTTCCGACGGTGGTGCCACCGCGACCGAGAAGCGCCGCTGCGCGTTGGACGCCGCCGTGGCCGTGGCGTTCGACGACGCCCAGCGGCTACACGGCTCACCCCGTCTGCACGCCGACCTGTGTGAGGCCGGATGGCGGGTGTCGGAGAAGACCGTGGCGGACTCGATGCGCCGCCAGGGCCTGGTCGCCCGCCGGATCAAGCGGCACAACGGGCTGACCCGCCAGGACCGCACGGCGCCGAAGTTCCCGGACCTGCTTCGTCGGGGTTTCACTGCGGCCGAGCCGAACCGCAGATGGGTCGGGGACATGACCGAGATCCCCACCGCGGCCGGGAAGTTGTATCTGGCCACGGTGATCGACCTGTACTCGCGGCGGCTGCTCGGCGCGGCCACGGGGCTGCACCCGAACGCCGAGCTGGCGTGTGCGGCGATCCGGATGGCGGTGGCGGCCCGCGGCGGGGCGGACCGAATCGCCGGGGTGATCTTCCACACCGACCGCGGGTCGACCTACACCGCGGGCGCGTTCACCGCTCTGTGTCGGCGGCTCGACATCCGTCAGTCGATGGGCCGGGTCGGGTCGTGTTTCGACAATGCCGCGGCGGAGGCGTTCTTCTCCAGCCTGGAGTGGGAAGTGCTGTCCCGCAACGAATTCGACACCATCAGTAGGGCGCGGGCGGCGGTCATCGACTGGTGTTACGGCTTCTACAACCACCGGCGGCGACACAGTGCCGCCGCCGGGCTCTCACCGATCAACTACGAGAACGCCGCCCTCACCCGAGACGCGGCATAA
- a CDS encoding AbgT family transporter, translated as MGVVERVGNALPHPFWLFWVLSAILGVISAIMAAAGVTVVNPEGETVTVRNLLSGDGLANALESMIDNFASFPPMATIVTVIMGVAVAERTGLLAAAMRAGVARVPASLVVFAVAFAGTVAHVASAAAYIILVPLGGLAFRAVGRSPILGIVVAYTAIASGYDASPIPTPNDAIFAGIATAAAQIVDPEYVVSPVSNWFFNIVSSIVLATIITLMTRLVLSKRPDLDVDPDAPDDDVAGLHVSAAERSGLIRAGLVLLAAAVVLTAIILPESSPLRGEGGSIVESPFIEGIGAVIAFLFGMMGIVYGLRVGTITKASDVPKLMTEGIKQMAPVLALFFAIAQFLAYFEWSHIGDVISVLSADALRTTGVPIPVIFLMVLLLLSVVNVMITSGSAMWAIAAPVIIPMLMLVDVPPETTQALFRIADSGSTAITPMSPYFVMALGFLQRYRKDAGIGTLASYTLPLAIAMTTVWTALFFAWWALGIPLGPGAPVR; from the coding sequence ATGGGCGTCGTCGAGCGCGTCGGCAACGCCCTGCCGCACCCGTTCTGGCTGTTCTGGGTGCTCTCGGCGATCCTCGGCGTGATCAGCGCGATCATGGCCGCGGCCGGCGTCACCGTCGTCAACCCGGAGGGGGAGACGGTCACGGTCCGGAACCTGCTCTCCGGTGACGGGCTGGCGAACGCCCTCGAGAGCATGATCGACAACTTCGCGTCGTTCCCGCCGATGGCCACGATCGTCACCGTGATCATGGGTGTGGCGGTCGCCGAGCGCACCGGTCTGCTCGCCGCGGCGATGCGGGCCGGCGTGGCCCGCGTCCCGGCGTCGCTGGTCGTGTTCGCGGTCGCGTTCGCCGGCACCGTCGCGCACGTCGCGTCGGCGGCGGCCTACATCATCCTGGTGCCGCTGGGCGGGCTCGCGTTCCGCGCCGTCGGCCGCTCGCCGATCCTCGGCATCGTCGTCGCCTACACGGCGATCGCGTCCGGCTACGACGCGAGCCCGATCCCGACGCCGAACGACGCGATCTTCGCCGGCATCGCCACCGCCGCCGCGCAGATCGTCGATCCCGAGTACGTCGTGTCGCCGGTGAGCAACTGGTTCTTCAACATCGTGTCCTCGATCGTCCTCGCGACGATCATCACGCTGATGACGCGGCTGGTGCTCAGCAAGCGCCCCGACCTGGACGTCGACCCGGACGCCCCGGACGACGACGTCGCCGGCCTGCACGTGAGCGCCGCCGAGCGGTCCGGGCTGATCCGGGCCGGGCTGGTGCTGCTGGCGGCTGCGGTCGTGCTGACCGCGATCATCCTGCCGGAGTCCTCGCCGCTGCGCGGAGAGGGCGGCAGCATCGTCGAGTCGCCGTTCATCGAGGGCATCGGCGCGGTGATCGCGTTCCTGTTCGGGATGATGGGCATCGTCTACGGCCTGCGGGTCGGGACGATCACCAAGGCGTCCGACGTGCCGAAGCTGATGACCGAGGGCATCAAGCAGATGGCCCCGGTGCTGGCGCTGTTCTTCGCGATCGCCCAGTTCCTGGCCTACTTCGAGTGGTCGCACATCGGGGACGTGATCTCGGTGCTGTCCGCGGACGCCCTGCGGACCACCGGCGTGCCGATCCCGGTGATCTTCCTGATGGTCCTGCTGCTGCTCAGCGTGGTGAACGTGATGATCACCAGCGGCTCGGCGATGTGGGCCATCGCGGCACCGGTGATCATCCCGATGCTGATGCTGGTGGACGTGCCGCCGGAGACCACCCAGGCGTTGTTCCGGATCGCCGACTCCGGCTCGACCGCGATCACCCCGATGAGCCCGTACTTCGTGATGGCGCTGGGCTTCCTGCAGCGCTACCGCAAGGACGCCGGGATCGGGACGCTCGCGTCCTACACGCTGCCGCTGGCGATCGCCATGACCACGGTGTGGACGGCGCTGTTCTTCGCCTGGTGGGCACTGGGCATCCCGCTCGGCCCGGGCGCACCCGTCCGCTGA
- a CDS encoding FadR/GntR family transcriptional regulator: MSTGTTLSERLADDILQIIRDEGLAPGDQLASSRELAKRFEVTTPTLREALRRLEATGAVEFRHGSGTYVGAGVDRRLLANPHRPSSTPGSVLELVEARLVVEPSIAAAAARTRDAAGLRMLTDSVTNALHPPRGELRPAVHFHVALAAATGNTLLRETVEALLHVRASDQIQIRHRYDDRARDHAEHVELVEAIRDGDPVRAEQLTRSHLESIAEAVRA; this comes from the coding sequence ATGAGCACCGGGACGACGCTGTCCGAGCGACTGGCCGACGACATCCTGCAGATCATCCGGGACGAGGGTCTGGCCCCGGGTGACCAGCTGGCGTCGTCCCGGGAACTCGCGAAGCGGTTCGAGGTCACCACCCCGACCCTGCGCGAGGCGTTGCGCCGGCTGGAGGCCACCGGCGCGGTGGAGTTCCGGCACGGCTCCGGCACCTACGTCGGTGCCGGTGTGGACCGGCGGTTGCTGGCGAACCCGCACCGCCCGTCCAGCACTCCGGGCAGCGTGCTCGAACTGGTCGAGGCCCGGCTCGTCGTGGAGCCGTCGATCGCCGCGGCCGCCGCCCGCACCCGGGACGCGGCCGGGCTCCGGATGCTCACCGACAGCGTCACCAACGCGCTGCACCCGCCCCGGGGCGAGCTCCGGCCGGCGGTGCACTTCCACGTCGCGCTGGCCGCGGCCACCGGCAACACCCTGCTGCGGGAGACCGTCGAGGCCCTGCTGCACGTACGGGCGTCGGACCAGATCCAGATCCGGCACCGCTACGACGACCGTGCCCGCGACCACGCCGAGCACGTCGAGCTGGTCGAGGCGATCCGGGACGGCGACCCCGTCCGCGCCGAACAGCTCACCCGCAGTCACCTGGAATCGATCGCCGAGGCGGTGCGCGCATGA
- a CDS encoding creatininase family protein has product MTTLKLAEMTTVEAAAAVVDSPVVVLPAGAFEQHGPGMPMATDLIRAEAVTEQVVARLDGGAVVGPSLPVGVSPHHLEFAGTVSLSTATFAAVLRDYVESLYRHGWRKILVVTGHGGNDATLGTVAQDLLVTHPDLQFAWSPLTPLAGGALSGVPRCEVTGHSGEAETAQMLAVAPDLVHTERLTPGTTELTQLDARGAVARRTGGPKLTLRYDQLTDNGVLGDPTRADAEYGAAIVEAIVQNITEFIQAWIKA; this is encoded by the coding sequence ATGACCACCCTGAAACTCGCCGAGATGACGACCGTCGAGGCCGCCGCGGCCGTCGTGGACAGCCCGGTGGTGGTCCTCCCGGCCGGGGCCTTCGAGCAGCACGGTCCGGGGATGCCGATGGCGACCGACCTGATCCGGGCCGAGGCGGTCACCGAGCAGGTCGTCGCCCGGCTGGACGGCGGCGCGGTCGTCGGCCCGTCGCTGCCGGTCGGCGTCTCGCCGCACCACCTGGAGTTCGCCGGCACGGTCAGCCTGAGCACGGCGACCTTCGCCGCGGTGCTGCGGGACTACGTCGAGAGCCTCTACCGGCACGGCTGGCGCAAGATCCTGGTGGTGACCGGGCACGGCGGTAACGACGCCACGCTCGGCACCGTGGCCCAGGACCTGCTCGTCACCCACCCCGACCTGCAGTTCGCCTGGAGCCCGCTCACCCCGCTCGCCGGTGGTGCGCTCTCCGGTGTGCCGCGGTGCGAGGTCACCGGGCACAGCGGCGAGGCCGAGACGGCGCAGATGCTCGCGGTCGCACCCGACCTGGTGCACACCGAGCGGCTCACGCCCGGCACCACCGAGCTGACCCAGCTCGACGCCCGCGGCGCGGTCGCCCGCCGGACCGGCGGCCCGAAGCTCACGCTGCGCTACGACCAGCTGACCGACAACGGGGTCCTCGGCGACCCGACCCGGGCCGACGCCGAGTACGGCGCGGCGATCGTCGAGGCGATCGTCCAGAACATCACCGAGTTCATTCAGGCGTGGATCAAGGCCTGA
- a CDS encoding acyl carrier protein, giving the protein MTTVDTIKDTLVSAVFVEVAPADMGLDDSMRDVFGLDSLGFVELRAQCEEVFGIEIGDDDFTPENFATIRSLAGLVERRTAAVGSGG; this is encoded by the coding sequence ATGACCACCGTCGACACCATCAAGGACACCCTGGTCTCCGCGGTGTTCGTCGAGGTCGCACCGGCCGACATGGGCCTGGACGACAGCATGCGCGACGTCTTCGGGCTCGACTCGCTCGGCTTCGTCGAGCTGCGGGCCCAGTGCGAGGAGGTCTTCGGGATCGAGATCGGCGACGACGACTTCACCCCGGAGAACTTCGCGACCATCCGGAGTCTCGCGGGTCTCGTCGAGCGGCGCACGGCGGCGGTCGGCAGCGGCGGATGA
- a CDS encoding transposase produces MPEVRKRYDREFRDGAVRVVEETGKPIAQVARDLGVNEGTLGNWVARAREAREDTEGLSRGGVEELKRLRAENAELRMERDVLKRSVVLWVKEATK; encoded by the coding sequence ATGCCAGAGGTACGGAAGCGCTACGACCGGGAGTTCCGTGACGGAGCGGTCCGGGTCGTGGAGGAGACGGGCAAGCCGATCGCCCAGGTCGCCCGTGACCTGGGGGTCAACGAGGGCACGCTGGGCAACTGGGTGGCCCGTGCACGAGAGGCCCGCGAGGACACCGAGGGCCTGTCTCGCGGCGGCGTCGAGGAGCTCAAGCGGCTGCGCGCGGAGAACGCCGAGCTGCGGATGGAGCGTGATGTCCTCAAGCGATCCGTGGTCCTGTGGGTCAAGGAGGCGACGAAGTGA